The following coding sequences are from one Aliarcobacter skirrowii CCUG 10374 window:
- a CDS encoding phosphatidylserine decarboxylase, protein MHITNLISQYFGKFAKKEFPRPIQKFINSSYAKLMKLDLKEFKNAKHYKSLNELFTREFIIQRDFDKTSNIFISPTDSLITQCGKLNKDIALQIKGMQYSVEELLTYYCSENFQRVENGDFMNFYLSPKDYHRYHAPIDFKLKKLIHVPGKLYPVNLKYLNKEFELFVQNERVILECESNSKIFYMVFVGALNVGQMVFEFEKQVETNRDTKEIKVYNYDNIEFSKGDCLGYFKMGSTVVMLWEKDFVNLEDLLNQDVKFGQKIANF, encoded by the coding sequence ATGCATATTACAAATCTTATATCACAATACTTTGGGAAGTTTGCAAAAAAAGAGTTTCCAAGACCTATTCAAAAATTTATCAATAGTTCTTATGCAAAATTGATGAAGCTAGATTTAAAAGAGTTTAAAAATGCAAAACATTATAAATCATTAAATGAGCTTTTTACAAGAGAGTTTATAATACAAAGAGATTTTGATAAAACTTCTAATATTTTTATATCACCAACAGATAGTTTAATTACTCAATGTGGAAAATTAAATAAAGATATTGCACTTCAAATTAAAGGGATGCAATATAGTGTTGAAGAGCTTTTAACTTACTATTGTAGTGAAAATTTTCAAAGAGTAGAAAATGGTGATTTTATGAACTTTTATCTATCACCAAAAGATTATCACAGATATCACGCTCCAATTGATTTTAAATTAAAAAAACTAATACATGTTCCTGGAAAACTATATCCAGTTAATTTAAAATACCTAAACAAAGAGTTTGAACTTTTTGTTCAAAACGAAAGAGTTATTTTAGAGTGCGAATCAAATAGTAAAATCTTTTATATGGTCTTTGTAGGTGCACTAAATGTTGGTCAAATGGTTTTTGAGTTTGAAAAGCAAGTTGAAACAAATCGTGATACAAAAGAGATAAAAGTTTATAACTATGACAACATTGAATTTTCAAAAGGTGACTGCTTAGGTTACTTTAAGATGGGTTCAACGGTTGTTATGCTTTGGGAAAAAGATTTTGTAAATTTAGAAGATTTATTAAATCAAGATGTAAAGTTTGGTCAAAAAATTGCAAACTTTTAA